From the genome of Saccopteryx bilineata isolate mSacBil1 chromosome 6, mSacBil1_pri_phased_curated, whole genome shotgun sequence, one region includes:
- the MBD3L1 gene encoding methyl-CpG-binding domain protein 3-like 1, with the protein MMVKTSQRKHHDWVNQSKPKPGLSISIPLRMSSYISKSPVTRITSHPGNEVRCHHWEEILDKPQQVFWQKRLQGLQACSSTGQLLSPFDLTKALQKLVPSRTGEPLPGVLPGGLHGSSMANPAESAHLAEIIPGDGPSVPRLPYTQFLVTEKDIRKQERKMKMARERLAVALIADRLASEAEKMRDVPHF; encoded by the coding sequence atgATGGTCAAGACTTCGCAGAGGAAGCATCATGATTGGGTAAACCAGTCCAAACCAAAGCCTGGTTTAAGCATCTCCATCCCTTTGAGGATGTCCAGTTACATATCCAAGAGTCCAGTTACGAGAATCACGTCCCACCCAGGCAATGAGGTCAGATGCCATCACTGGGAGGAAATCTTGGACAAGCCCCAGCAGGTGTTCTGGCAGAAGAGACTTCAAGGACTCCAGGCCTGCAGCAGCACAGGGCAACTGTTAAGTCCTTTCGATCTTACCAAAGCCTTGCAAAAACTTGTGCCTAGTCGCACAGGTGAACCCCTGCCAGGTGTTCTCCCAGGTGGTCTTCATGGCAGTTCCATGGCCAACCCTGCTGAGTCTGCACATCTGGCAGAGATAATTCCAGGAGACGGTCCGAGTGTTCCACGACTCCCCTACACACAATTTCTGGTAACCGAGAAAGATATcaggaaacaggaaagaaaaatgaaaatggcaaGAGAGAGACTGGCGGTAGCACTGATTGCAGACAGGCTCGCTAGCGAGGCAGAGAAAATGAGGGATGTCCCTCATTTTTAG